The genomic interval CAATTGTTACTAAGTCATTTAAAGAAAAGAATATTGTTTTAGGGGGTAATCCTGCAAAAATAATTAAAGAGATATCTGATTATAAACCAATTTAATGAACACTGTCTTAAATAAAGCTAAAATAGAGTACATCCTGAAACATTTGAGTCATGGCATTGAGTTAAATGATATAAAGAAACTCTTTATTTTTACTACCTCTAAAGAACTATCTTCTGATTTAAAAAATAAAATCGTTTTCACACTATCTGCACAAAACTTAAATTCCGAAAATATTTTATGGGTTAAAGATATTCCGATTCTGTTCCCTATGAACAACAATCAGGATTTATATTCCATTGATCAAAACAACAATCTAATCTTTCATCACGACCTGCTTAAATCAGCCTTTTACCTGCTTTCGGGATACCAGGAATTAAATCCGGAATATAAAGACCGGTTTGGCCGTTTCCCTTATGAGTTATCTATTCAAAAGAAACTGGGTATTATAAAAAAACCGGTGGTCAATTACTATTTTGACTTTATAATTAAAGGATTAGAAGAATTCTGCAAAATTCATAACCTGGAATTAAAAAGAAAAAAGCCTTTCAGCCCTTTTGCATTCTTTTTATCGCATGATGTGGATAAAATTGACACTTATAACATCTATGATGTTATTTATTATATGAAAGTATTGTTTGGGTTGGCTAAAAAAGAGATTCCCTTTTCGAGGAAAATACAAAAAGTTGCTGAATACCTGTTCCATTATCTTTTTACCCGAAAAAACCCAAACTGGGATTTCGATTTTTTACGGAACCTTGAAAAAAAATTTGATTTTACTTCTACCTTTTATTTTTTACCAAAGGACCTTAAACACCAGGACGCTTAT from Halanaerobiales bacterium carries:
- a CDS encoding polysaccharide deacetylase family protein, with the protein product MSHGIELNDIKKLFIFTTSKELSSDLKNKIVFTLSAQNLNSENILWVKDIPILFPMNNNQDLYSIDQNNNLIFHHDLLKSAFYLLSGYQELNPEYKDRFGRFPYELSIQKKLGIIKKPVVNYYFDFIIKGLEEFCKIHNLELKRKKPFSPFAFFLSHDVDKIDTYNIYDVIYYMKVLFGLAKKEIPFSRKIQKVAEYLFHYLFTRKNPNWDFDFLRNLEKKFDFTSTFYFLPKDLKHQDAYYSFHEKRVHDLFNQLKAENCEIGIHGTNRSATRLKFLQSNIAELEKASGVTVSGIRQHRLIFDMSITPYIHEEAGLAYDTSLAFAEHEGFRNSYCFPFKLYNFKEDRPFKTWEIPLNVMDATLFEYRNLGMDDAFESVREILKEVIKFNGVFSLLWHNGFFDEILNPGIKNFYISLLKIINSKNGASIFGKNII